From Camelina sativa cultivar DH55 chromosome 5, Cs, whole genome shotgun sequence:
aatcacaccttttttttttctgggttcaatctctgtttcttcctcctcaaacccttttgtatataatcacacttattcatcaaatctgtgttatttttgagattttttttgtgttctttatttttttttcttctgggttCATGACATCTGGGTTCTTTAATTACACCAAAAATCTGGATTGAAAACAAAGACagtttaattcaagttttccataacatgtgtaaaagtttgggtgttgttaatttaatataattttagtgtataacacagtttatgaaaaaaatatatatatataataacttttaaagaaatccataacaatcaccaaaaatacattatcaatgactttcaaatccaccttatatgcattataaagtccacacaaatgcattagacttttaaatccactaatgtcctgggttaattaaaatctcttaaaatcctTAATTCAATAACACTCCCTTAGTCCCATTTGCGGTCACATTCAATTCCCTCAAAACACGGAAGCATCAAGCATCTATATTATTTGTTCTTTCTACATACCCTTAGGACTTAGCATGCTAAGGCTTAGCTCATTGTAGTCTTGTAGACATCGATCAAGTTCTAGTGTTCGATACAATTTTCTTGAGGGATTAACTATGGCTTCTCTCATGAGGAGGTTCAAGGTCCGGGCACATCAGGATAATCTTTATAGGGTAATAGGAGGATCTCAAGAAATGTTTCAGATTAGTTCCAttgcttattttatttatgaaactGAATAAAATAACACACGTGGCAAGAAATTGATAATGACAAGAAATAAAAGTAAGAAAGGTGGTGGTGTGGGAATCAGATTCGATGTCAACTAATTGAAAGAGAGTACTACACAGCTTTTTCTTCaatgtttataattttagtGGTAAAGCTTGCCATACATACATTCAAAAAGCATTCGAGTTAAAACTTattcaaatcttttaatttGAATAGGCACAATGTTGAAAACTGAATGAACATTCCTACTATTAAtaggtttaaatatatatatttttttcttttttttttggtcaaaaaataaattttttatttaaacaaataaacttttttttttgaataaaatataaaatttattcgaaaaaaacaCTTGATCAAAAGGTTCATCTAAATATTAGTATTACATGATAGAGAGATATCTTGTTGTAAGCTACGTTGCCATTGCTGCTTCATATTTTCCTTTGTTGTGAGTATAGACGGAAAGTAATTTGTCTCTAATGTGCCAGTCAAGTTGTTTGATCAGTCAATCATGTAAATAAGGTTGTTGCTTTGCCAAAAGATCAGTTATTACACATAAGTTTTAGGttgttgaaaaaatatatatacaaaaattaaatcataatagAAAGTAGTATATTGATCTCCCCCTCACAACTTTGTAGAAACAAAACACGTTTCTACAACTTCTGTGAGTCGGCTCTTATTtaatttctcatttctcttttttctaaTCTTAGACTCTCGGAATTGAGTATATGATCATCGTCTTATAGAAATATCGAATAAAACCTTAataacaatttaatataaatggAGTAAGCCaattaaactttttcttttagagtttcaatttaaaattttaaataagtcgttgcatttttttttttaaccattgggccacaacaggccggcccattagcctaatccctacattCATAAGGCGGGGTACttgatcccgggtgtgatggtacCTTATGCATTAAGGATTTACCTTTGGTCattgcactaaggtcacttcacaaagTCGTTGCATTATGAGATAGTTTAATTATAAACACCAGTTTTCTCCCCACATGGCAGCTACGTGTACTcccatttttggaaaaatctcCACCATATGAAAAAACACTCTCGTGCGGATCACACAattgtatttctttttaattattattcctaatatatattaatagggaagcactctataaaaaaaatactgatgtGATAGCGTTGGAGAACTCGAGACACCAAAAAATTTATTGCCCtcatttttatagatatttacatataattttcaTTGAATGATTAACGAATAttctttttcaattaattaaaaaaaaatatttaaccaaacatttcaattttaaaatatattttaacaattttataagatatttaaataaaatgattaaaatatttttcaaaacccGAAgctatttacttattaaaaaaatctgattacTATTCACAGtttcacatatttaaaaaatcaaaattaaattatcacaaaaatcattattaaagGAGATTGACTTTTAAATACCATTAGTATAATAGTTCACAGGTGAaacataatcttatataaaataaattaataaaataaacaaattttagttataaattttgtttttacacaaataaattttagatttcagAAAATAATTGTACTCATAATCCTAATTTTAtttgcgggttgttacctagtgtTTTCTTATAGATCAATATACCcgacaaatatatattttttttttgttgaaaaaataatGATACTGTCATATTGGAGAATCGAACTCAGGTTTGAGGGTGTTAACACCTTGAGAATTGCCAACTGTGCTGTTGGAACCTACAGACGCGACATTACAAATAACAGTGGTGCATAAGcgggtttgtttgtttctaagATTTGAAACCCAAAGGTGTGTTCAATCCAAGATCATTATATAACCTATACATCTatctttgtattttcttgttgttgaggcattctactactactacactGACTCGTATTCATACAAAAAGATGAATGTATAGTTTAGCATCAAGATACAGTATgtatagtttatataataatctatataacATACATCATACATAGCTGTTTCTTGACATTATAGAGGCTCCAGacgaaaaaaaatttcttttgttatggAATCGAACCATTTATCATGCAATAGGTCTAAGTTTAGACCACtatttataaatcaaaaattcaaaaaaaaaaaaaaaacaaatcgaacTAAATGGGTATTAGATAATGGACCTTTTTGTTAAACTGATAATGGGCCTGATAAGCCCAAATTATAGGAAGCACCGATACATTCCACGTTGGGAACATTGCCACGTGTACTCCTATTATTGGAGAAAATCTCCACCATATGAAAAAGACACTCACGCGCTTCTTCGTcgttccaattttatttttaaaaagataattcgtaaaattaaaattaaaataaataaaaattaaaaaaatctctctatcttcttctcctctcatcCTCGTCTCTCAAGCCACCTCCTCCAATGGCGAGAGTTCTAGTCTCGTCTCCGTCTTCGTTCTTCGGTTCTCCGTTGATTAAACCGTCATCATCTTTTCGCTACGGTGGAAGTAAAGCCGGAGGAGGAAGCGTTCAATTTCTACCATACCGGAGTAGTAGTAATAAGCTTTTCACTACTTCAACTACCGTACGATTCAGCTTAAACGAGATTCCTCCTCTCCATGGATTAGATTCATCTGTAGACATCGGAGCGATTCTCACCAGAGCGGAGTCTTTTCTCTATACAATTGCCGACGCCGCCGTGGTTGGTGCTGATTCCGTCGTATCTACTGATCCCACCGCCGTGCAGAAGAGTGgtggttggtttggttttatctCTGATGGTATGGAATTGGTGCTTAAGGTGAGTGCTCAATTCCGATCTCTGTGTGTTTAGAATTAAGCAAATGTTTCTGGAATTGTCTTTTTGGTAGCTTtaagtgttttgtgttttggaaTTGTTAGATATTGAAGGATGGACTCACAGCAGTTCATGTGCCTTACGCTTATGGATTTGCGATTATCTTGCTTACGCTTATCGTCAAAGCAGCCACGTATCCTTTGACAAAGCAACAGGTGAGTGAGTGAGTTAGTGAGAGTATAGTAGAGCTTTGCAGCTCTTTTGATTCAGTTTTGACATATGGAATGAGAATTTGAGAGCAGTGTTTGATGGATTTTGGAATCTTTGGCTTAAGGTTGAATCAACACTAGCGATGCAAAATCTTCAACCCAAGATTAAAGCGATTCAACAACGTTACGCAGGCAATCAGGTAATTTAACTCAAAAAGCTAGAATCTGAGCTACTTGTTGATGATTGAGTCTGACTCTGactgtttgttctgtttttttttatatgtaggAGAGAATACAACTAGAGACATCACGCTTGTATAAACAAGCTGGTGTGAATCCATTGGCAGGTACTTCTCTAGAAGTTATGAGTTTTGTATTCCAGTTTTTGCTTACTAAATTTTGCTGATATTGTGCACATTCTTATTGTTTTGATGTTAGGTTGCTTACCAACTTTAGCAACCATACCAGTTTGGATTGGTTTATACCAAGCTCTCTCCAACGTGGCTAATGAGGTACATGTCTCTTTCTGAACAACTAGAGAGACCAGATAAGTTGGTTGGTAAAGATTGTTATTTATTCTCAATTTGtgcttgaattttgtttttcttgcagggGCTTTTTACAGACGGTTTCTTTTGGATTCCGTCTCTGGGTGGACCGACAAGTATAGCTGCTCGGCAGAGTGGATCCGGCGTATCGTGGCTTTTTCCGTTTGTGgtaatggaagaaaaaaaaactgtttacttAAGTGAAGATATTTTCTTTCTCATGTGATACTTATCTTATTACTAAGCTCGTGTTCCGTGGTGCAGGACGGGCATCCACCATTGGGATGGTACGACACTGCAGCTTATCTTGTTCTACCAGTTCTCCTTATCGTCTCCCAGTATGTGTCAATGGAGATTATGAAGCCTCCTCAAGTGAGAAATAACACGAGCTTCTTTCCTTTTCCTATAACTAAAGCACTTTGGTATGATTGTTCTGAAACCGAATTTCATTTCCTCAGACAGATGATCCTGCCCAGAAGAATACGCTtcttgttttcaagtttcttccTCTCATGATCGGTTACTTCGCATTGTCTGTTCCATCAGGATTATCTATCTACTGGTTTGTTTCTCTCACCTTGAAACTCTCATATATCCATTTGATTCATGCCCTTGATCTACATCAAATGTTTTGTCTAGCTTAGTCTAGATTGA
This genomic window contains:
- the LOC104786821 gene encoding inner membrane protein ALBINO3, chloroplastic, whose product is MARVLVSSPSSFFGSPLIKPSSSFRYGGSKAGGGSVQFLPYRSSSNKLFTTSTTVRFSLNEIPPLHGLDSSVDIGAILTRAESFLYTIADAAVVGADSVVSTDPTAVQKSGGWFGFISDGMELVLKILKDGLTAVHVPYAYGFAIILLTLIVKAATYPLTKQQVESTLAMQNLQPKIKAIQQRYAGNQERIQLETSRLYKQAGVNPLAGCLPTLATIPVWIGLYQALSNVANEGLFTDGFFWIPSLGGPTSIAARQSGSGVSWLFPFVDGHPPLGWYDTAAYLVLPVLLIVSQYVSMEIMKPPQTDDPAQKNTLLVFKFLPLMIGYFALSVPSGLSIYWFTNNVLSTAQQVYLRKLGGAKPNMDENASKIISAGRAKRSIAQPDDAGERFRQLKEQEKRSKKNKAVAKDTVELVESQSESEEGSDDEEEEAREGALASSTTSKPLPDVGQRRSKRSKRKRTV